The Psychrobacillus sp. FSL K6-4046 DNA window TCTTCCTCTAGCACTCGCAGAGCTTCTCGTAAAGTTGCTCTACTTACCCCAAGAAGCTTGGCCAATTCAAATTCAGAAGGTAACTTCTCCTTTTCTTTGAAAATCCCTTTTTCAATGTCTTGTTTAAGACGATCGATTACTTGTAGGTATAAATGCCTTTGATCCATTTTTATTGTCATTTAAAACACCACCATTATGAAGAGATCAGACCTCTGATGTAAAACTTTCCTACTAATCAGTACATACTATACCACTTTTAATCTTTTAAATAAATACTTTATTTACGAAATTATTATTTGTTTTTACGTTGTTAATATATAAATGTAATCATTTTGTCATAATATATCTCTTAATGTGTGATACTAATTGATAAAAACCCTTGAAAACACTGAATTTTGTCAGTGTTTTAAATTGCTTCACATTGTAGTAAAAAAAAGGAATTATATATAAAAATTACATTCAAAATATAGTAATAAATTTTATTTAGCCTTACTGTTTTAAATCTTTAAAAATCAAATTTTTCTTAGAAGCATTTTACATTTACCAACTTTTGGTAGTCACCTTCCAGGAATGCACGATAACCCCTCTGCTTTGCTTACGCATGTTTGTAATGTCTTTAAAAATAAATTATTTATTCTTTAGTAATTAAAAAAGATAATCGAGTATAGAACTTCTCGATTATCTTTCGTATGTTTGCATATGTTATTCCTCATAAATGGTTAGCACATTTTTTACAATGGATCTTGGTCGTAATCTTGTTTTGATATTAACACTTGTCTTGGTTTACTTCCTTCGTATGGTCCTACGATTCCACCCATTTCAAGCTGATCAATAATACGTGCAGCCCTAGAATATCCAACACGGAAGCGTCTTTGGATCAAGGAAACTGAAGCTGTTTGCATTTCCATGACTAGTTGTGCGGCATCATCATACAGTTCATCTCGTTCTAACTGCTCCTGCGATTCTTCCACTTCATCTGGAATCATTTCCTCTTGGTAGTTTGCCTTTTGCTGCTCAATTACAAAATCGACAATTCTCTCTACTTCGGCATCTGACAAATAGGCGCCTTGTACACGAACAGGCTTAGAGCTGCCAGCTGGTAGGAAGAGCATATCCCCTCTACCTAGAAGTTTTTCTGCTCCACCCATATCCAAAATAGTTCTCGAATCTATGGAAGAAGATACCGCAAATGCAATTCTTGAAGGTATATTAGCTTTAATGATTCCTGTAATAACATCCACACTCGGTCGTTGTGTCGCTATTATCAAATGGATTCCAGCTGCACGGGCCATTTGAGCGAGTCGTGTGATAGAATCCTCTACATCACTTGAAGCTACCATCATCAAATCAGCTAGCTCATCGACTATCACTACAATAAATGGAAGTTTAGGATGCTTCTCTTCATTTTCTTCATTCCATTTTTCTATATGGTCGTTGTAGCCTTGGATATTTCTCGTCCCTGTATGGGAAAATAAGTCATATCTTCTTTCCATTTCAGAAACAATTTTTTTCAATGCCTGGGATGCTTTTCTTGGATCCGTAACTACGGGTGCTAACAAATGGGGAATCCCATTATAGACGTTAAGCTCAACCATTTTTGGATCAATCATCATCATTTTAACTTCATGCGGTTTTGCTCGCATCATAATGCTTGTTATAATCCCGTTTATACAAACACTTTTCCCGCTACCTGTCGAACCGGCAACAAGTAAATGAGGCATTTTGTTTAATTCGGCTAATACTGCCTGTCCGGTAACATCACGACCAAAACCTATTAATAGTTTTTGGCTTGGCTTATTATTCTCTTTTGCCTCTAGTACTTCTCGTAAGCTTACGATTGCCACTTCTTTGTTTGGTACTTCTATCCCTATAGCAGACTTCCCTGGGATTGGAGCTTCAATTCGGATATCTCTAGCCGCTAAAGCAAGTGCTAAATCATCGTGAAGACTTACGATTCTACTAACCTTCACTCCTACGTCAGGAAGTACCTCATACTTAGTAACTGCAGGCCCTAAATGGACTTGCATGACTTTTGCCTTTACCCCAAAGCTTAAGAACGTTTGCTCGAGCTTTTTAGCATTAGCTTGAATTGCATTTAACTCTCCACTTTGATCATTGTGCTCTGGAGAATCTAATAGATTAATACTCGGTAACTGATAATCTTCGTTTTCCAGTTCATCCGCATCCATATTAATCTCAATAGGTTCTGTTGGTTCTGTCGATTCATTTGTCTCATCTTTTCTTGTGATTCTCTCTGTAAAAGCAGAGATAATCGGAGAAGATGGGATTTCTGGTTCTTCTTGTGGCGGATGATTGGAGTCAAGTATGGTAACAGCTTGCTCCGACTCTTCTTGTACTGCATCTTTACGAGATCTGCGCGAAACCTTCTTCTGCTCCGTTGAAGGCTTTTTCTTTTCAGCTTTTGGTCGGTTCTTAAAGCTTTCAGCCATCTTAGGAGATACTTCTACCAAATAAGGTACAAGTGCTTTTCCTGTCAAAAGAACGATACCAATTAATAAGAGTAGCCAGCTAATAACTTTTGCACCAGCAGAGTCAAACAACACATGGAATGAGGCAAACAGAATAGCCCCAATCATACCTCCACCTAGAGAACTACTTCTATTCGTAATACCTCCACTTTCTACTAAGACCCTGTAGCTTTCCCTTAGAACAGAGTTCGTCATCAGTGCCTTGCCCTCAAACAGTTGCTCAAAAAGTGCTAAATGACTAAATATTAGTAAGCTGCTTAAAATAAAGGCTCCACTTAATAACAAGCGATGATTCCACGGTGGAAAGGATTGTTTGATCATTATAATAAGAGCATAAATAACGAACATAAATGGTATCGCGATATGCCAATTTCCAAATAAAAAATACCCAATATAAGCGAGTACTTCTCCAACTAAGCCATATTCAAAGAATGAAATAACTGCGATTCCCAATATGAGAAGCCCTATTATTTCAAACATTAAAGGATGAAGGGATTTCTTCTTACTTTTATTTTTGTTAACTTTTTTCTTTGTTTTCTTCTTTGCCAAGAATATCACCTGCTTTGCATTAAGTATTCTCTATTAGGATGTCCCTAACAGGTAAAATATAACAGCTTAAAAAGATAAAAAAGATTTCCTTCCACTGGGGAAAGGAAATCCTGATTTTTAGATATCAATATTCCATGATAATTGGAATAATCATCGGACGTCTCTTCGTTTGTTGGAATAAATATGAATTTAGCGTATCACGGATTTCTTGTTTAATGTTTGTCCATTCAAACGTTTCTTTATTCACATATTTTTCAACAATTGTTCTTACTAGTTTAGCTGACTCGTCCATCAACTCTTCTGATTCTCTTACATATACAAACCCTCTAGAAAGAATCTCAGGCCCTGATGCTATTTTCTTTTGTGCACGGTTAAGTGTAATTACTACAATGAATATTCCATCTTGAGATAATAGCTTACGATCTCTTAAAACAATATTCCCTACGTCTCCTACACCAATGCCATCGATCAGGACGTTACCTGCTTGTACTCTTCCACTCATTCTTATCTTCCCATTTTTGTATTCCACGATGTCGCCTTTATCAGCAATAAAGATTTCTGACTTAGACATCCCGATATCTTGGGCTAACTTAGAGTGAGCAATAAGCATACGATATTCCCCTTGAATTGGGATAAAGTATTTAGGCTTTGTTAAGTTTAACATCATTTTTAAATCTTCTTGACTTCCATGCCCTGATACATGGACATTTTTACTGGAAGTCAACACTTTGGCACCAGCCTTGGCAATCAGGTTCATCGTATTAAATACGCCAACCTCCATACCTGGTGATGGTGTAAATGTTATTAATACGGTATCTGTATCTTTAATCTTAATATCTTTATGATGCTTACGTACCATTTTCTCTAAAGCTTCTAAAGGTTCTCCTTGATTA harbors:
- a CDS encoding DNA translocase FtsK; its protein translation is MAKKKTKKKVNKNKSKKKSLHPLMFEIIGLLILGIAVISFFEYGLVGEVLAYIGYFLFGNWHIAIPFMFVIYALIIMIKQSFPPWNHRLLLSGAFILSSLLIFSHLALFEQLFEGKALMTNSVLRESYRVLVESGGITNRSSSLGGGMIGAILFASFHVLFDSAGAKVISWLLLLIGIVLLTGKALVPYLVEVSPKMAESFKNRPKAEKKKPSTEQKKVSRRSRKDAVQEESEQAVTILDSNHPPQEEPEIPSSPIISAFTERITRKDETNESTEPTEPIEINMDADELENEDYQLPSINLLDSPEHNDQSGELNAIQANAKKLEQTFLSFGVKAKVMQVHLGPAVTKYEVLPDVGVKVSRIVSLHDDLALALAARDIRIEAPIPGKSAIGIEVPNKEVAIVSLREVLEAKENNKPSQKLLIGFGRDVTGQAVLAELNKMPHLLVAGSTGSGKSVCINGIITSIMMRAKPHEVKMMMIDPKMVELNVYNGIPHLLAPVVTDPRKASQALKKIVSEMERRYDLFSHTGTRNIQGYNDHIEKWNEENEEKHPKLPFIVVIVDELADLMMVASSDVEDSITRLAQMARAAGIHLIIATQRPSVDVITGIIKANIPSRIAFAVSSSIDSRTILDMGGAEKLLGRGDMLFLPAGSSKPVRVQGAYLSDAEVERIVDFVIEQQKANYQEEMIPDEVEESQEQLERDELYDDAAQLVMEMQTASVSLIQRRFRVGYSRAARIIDQLEMGGIVGPYEGSKPRQVLISKQDYDQDPL